In Fusarium fujikuroi IMI 58289 draft genome, chromosome FFUJ_chr02, the genomic stretch TAACTGCCACAGAGGCCCTCTCTCACGACTATCTCTCTCCCTACCACGATCCCACAGACGAGCCTGTGGCGGAGGAGAAGTTTGACTGGAGCTTCAACGACGCCGATCTGCCCGTTGATACATGGAAGATCATGATGTTAGTGTGTTGCCAGATTGCATGTATCgaatatactaatatagaACAGGTACTCGGAAATTCTCGATTATCATAACGTGGAAGCTGGAGTTACCAACATGGAGGAGCCATTCAACGGACAATAAATGGGGATGTGGTTAATAACGGAGGGGGATGCTACCAGTGCATAACGaacatgaagaagcagacCACGTCACAGTGTCGATGATACCACGAAATCCAACGCATACGGCCATGATCCATATATCTTACCACAATCACACTATCCCGTGCCCGTATGAAAAGAAGATGCAGGAAGACGCGACAAGGCGTGAAAGGAGACGAGCCGATGATATGTTCATCGCAAGAAACAGGCATGTACATGCAAAATATACGAACGCACGTATGGCGTTGGGGAGACAGGGAAAGACTTGGCTTAGGTTTTGATTTTGGAATTAAGCAACAGGATCCTTCATGAGGAAGATGTTCGATCGCCTTTGACAATGGGCAACTTCGTTTTATTTTCACCTGTTTATTGCCGTCTAGCTCTCGCTTTTCCAATCACGCCTGCTTTTCTATTTGGTATCTGTTCAAGCAAGGATGCAGCGGGGGCATGAAAATACACGACGCACAGGACTTTTAGGTTACAAATGATTCTTCTGCTCATTTAGCTGGCTGCCGGCTGTCTGAGGAAATTATAGAGCTTGTGAATGGAATATTTATTTGGAAAAGTCTGCCTTAATCTTGCCGACACACCCGTCTATGGATAAGCCATAAGGACGATGTACAGATGTCCCAGGCGGATGTAAGATATTTCCCACTTTTGAACTCATCCATGCCCTGACGTGTTCATCTTGAGTATCCAGACATACCTATCCCAGACAAAATGCTCCTCCTTTAAGTGTCCTGTTGGGAACTCTCCGTCTCTAGCAAAGCCTGCAGGTCCTCCATTTCGCCGCTATGGTAGACCATGTCGTAGAACTGACCTCTACTGTTATACAAATCGCGAGGTGAGCCATACCTGGAGAGGATTGTCAGCTGGAAGTCTATAAAGGACCATAGTCAATGAGATCTTACTCAAGAACACGCCCCCCACTCATAACCACGACTGTATCATAATCAATGATTGTACGTAAACGATGCGCGATTGTTACCAAAGTCCGCCCTCCACCGACCGCTTCGAGTTCCCGCCGCAGAACGTTTTGAATACCTCGGTCTGTATCATAATCCATGCTTGCCGTGGCTTCGTCAAGCAACATCAGCTTGCTCTGGCGAATCAGCGCACGGCAGAGTGAAAGAACTTGTCGCTGACCATGAGAGAAGTTCTCACCGCGAGCGTCGACACATGTCGAAAGATTTACACTGCTGTTCTCGTCGTCGTGAAATTGTGTATCATTATCGCTGTCGTCAGAAGTATGAGGGGAGAAGGATGCGATGCCTTTGCAGTTGTCCAGGGCCTTGTCGAGAATGTCTTTGGAAACTCGACCGCTAGGATCAAGGTTGGACTCCACCGTCCCGTTGAATAGGACAGCCTCTTGTGGTATGATTGTAAGGCTTTCTCGGAGGCGATGCCGAGGAATTTTGGTAATGTCAATTCCATCGTATAAAATTTCACCAGAGACAACATGTGTGAAGCGAAGGAGGGAAAGCACCAGCTAGAAATCCCAGTTGTCAGTATAACCCGATAGGTGCTGTAAAAGAGTGTAGTATACTGACAGTGCTTTTCCCTGAACCTGTCCTTCCTATGACAGCCACACGTTCACCCGCTCTGAACTTGAGGTTTATCCCGGTGAGAATGTCGGATCCATCAGGATCGTACCGGATTGTAACGTTTCGAAACTCGATCTCGCCAGATCGAGGCCAGTTCTGGGGGATTACGTGGCAGGGATCATCTGTGTATTCACCTTCCTCGGGATACGTCTTGTCGTCCTTTTCCTCGGGTTCCAACTTGACGTACTCCCTGACTCGGTGAAACTTGATACTTGGTTAGCAGACACTTTGACAGATGATAACAAACACACTCACGCTCTGCATTTCAACTTCCAAATCATTCATCGCTCGAACAAGTAACAGGATCGTCTGGCTGAGTCCATTGGCATTGGTGAGGGAGAATCCGACCAACCCTGCAGCCACGACACCTGTCTGTGATACGGCAATTATACCTGCTGACAGACCGACGAGGGCCGTCACAAGATCCACGCGTACAGCAACCCAACGGTTAGCGTTGAAGCTGGCTTCGGCTGAAGCTGACCATGTACGCAGCCTGGCAGCCAACTCTTCTCGAAATCTTGACGACATACCACTCCTGGCACGAATAACAGGAAGACCAGCCAACGTATCTGCAAACTGGGAGAACACAGGCGACTGAGCAGAAGACGTTAGTCGCTTGATTACAACGGCGGTTCTGGTGTATGCTTCTCCTATGAGAACACCAAACAAGCACGTAAATAGTGCTGGTATCATAAAAACCGGCATTATGCTGCTGACAGCTCCAATGCGAAAGAGCATGAGAAGGACCGTATCAAGCATGATCCGTAGCATGGTACTGATTGTACCGTCGAGTGACGCCATATCACTGGAGAAGCGGTTTGTGATGCGGCCAATGGGGATATGCTTGAACCATGAAAGGGAGACGTGCATGATGGCATGTATGAAATCGTTGTGTAATTTCTTTGCAGCGTTCCAAGCTCCCCATTCGAACATTATGATAGCCAAACAGTAGCTACCGATCTCAAGGAATGTAAGGCCTGCAAAGATCCCCATATAATAAGGAATATCAATGTGAGCCTGGTGATTGTATGCTTCTACCCAGACAGAGAGCCACAAAAGACTGCTAAAGGTAAAGATGTTCGTGGCAAGTAGAAGTCCCAGGCAGACAGCAACAAAGACCGGATGTCCAAAGTAGCTCATGTATTGCAAGACTGGCGACCAAGTTAGCATCCCTTCACGACTGAGAAGGTAGTAGTACTGACAAGTCATACGGCCGACATTTCCAGAAGCTTTCATTTCCTGATTGACGACATCCTTCAGGTATTTTTCTTCAGGGGCTCGGTTAGCGTCGTTCAAAGCATCACCATTTGGTTGTATCTCCTGGACTGTATCATGAAGTgcgtcatcctcctcagcatctcCTCCAAGGACCTGAGCGATAGCGATTGGTTTGCGGACAATACCAACTTGGGGCTCAGACGACTCAATTTGACCCTTCTCCAACACGACAGAGAGATCGGCTTGTTCTGCAATCCAGGGAAGATTTGTCACAAGTACAGTTGTCCTCCCACTAAGGAGGTCAGAGCAGAAGCAGTGTTTCCAAACACCAGCAGCTGTTTTAGCGTCCAGAGCTGCAAATATATCATCGAGTAACAGAAGTGGTGCTTTGCAGTACAATGCCCTTGCAAGAGCAACTCGTGCTTTTTGGCCACCTGAAAGAGAAGTTCCGTTCTCTCCCACGATGGTCATATCCTTAGCCGGTAGATCTTTAA encodes the following:
- a CDS encoding related to ATP-binding cassette (ABC) transporter, translated to MSISQISWIHHVSQFAQSGVPQAVVLFLSLMQLIYHLDRIRRQGSSCRSKAAKIRWPYELASQIARLTAVVYITIAFIQDRLHWINIVSVVFTFTLGLTRLFNHLEWRHVALHQINFVLLATLTILIAGHTLPCIQTGTRCLHDASTSSGIIALAAGAVIAVITPREWIPIQVDLSIPGYDQNEPAPEETCSWFTYYCTYDWLTPIIWKGMKRKLDMADIPKLAWYDEPIYLLRRVQEARSISKKTLRTVLRFQKRELLLMSFWVATSYTVENIAAFAMFKLLEYLADPSGAIYKPWLWLFLMFIGPLSRSVAFQQYIFTSTRLVVRIKSAFTQELYYTALDSMEMEEDPFELQSGGAKLKSMSGQAAAKTTSAGRLANLMASDIDAIYRSRDIIQATIGTPVGTIISLIGMYRMMGWASLVGNAILFLATPLSIWLGRLMFYSQRRVRKAQDSRMSLVTEYLASLRAIKYFAWEDPITEKIINARSEEQRELWRTSMIQASLNQVMQIVPYLSLLVMFVLHVGLSKRRLDAATAFTTIFLVKNVRRNIMQASAFGRNFASALVSVTRLDKYFESTVPIPHYPVGPLRIDHATFRKTKTASFTLNNITLDFAQGGLNVVSGPSGSGKTTLLLSILGETYLEGGNVTRPDDIAYASQSSWLQNETIQANIIFGSPMEKPRYDRVIEACCLWEDFKDLPAKDMTIVGENGTSLSGGQKARVALARALYCKAPLLLLDDIFAALDAKTAAGVWKHCFCSDLLSGRTTVLVTNLPWIAEQADLSVVLEKGQIESSEPQVGIVRKPIAIAQVLGGDAEEDDALHDTVQEIQPNGDALNDANRAPEEKYLKDVVNQEMKASGNVGRMTFLQYMSYFGHPVFVAVCLGLLLATNIFTFSSLLWLSVWVEAYNHQAHIDIPYYMGIFAGLTFLEIGSYCLAIIMFEWGAWNAAKKLHNDFIHAIMHVSLSWFKHIPIGRITNRFSSDMASLDGTISTMLRIMLDTVLLMLFRIGAVSSIMPVFMIPALFTCLFGVLIGEAYTRTAVVIKRLTSSAQSPVFSQFADTLAGLPVIRARSGMSSRFREELAARLRTWSASAEASFNANRWVAVRVDLVTALVGLSAGIIAVSQTGVVAAGLVGFSLTNANGLSQTILLLVRAMNDLEVEMQSFHRVREYVKLEPEEKDDKTYPEEGEYTDDPCHVIPQNWPRSGEIEFRNVTIRYDPDGSDILTGINLKFRAGERVAVIGRTGSGKSTLVLSLLRFTHVVSGEILYDGIDITKIPRHRLRESLTIIPQEAVLFNGTVESNLDPSGRVSKDILDKALDNCKGIASFSPHTSDDSDNDTQFHDDENSSVNLSTCVDARGENFSHGQRQVLSLCRALIRQSKLMLLDEATASMDYDTDRGIQNVLRRELEAVGGGRTLVTIAHRLRTIIDYDTVVVMSGGRVLEYGSPRDLYNSRGQFYDMVYHSGEMEDLQALLETESSQQDT